gtctcgcacacacacgcgagtACAGGCACACTAGGCCTGAAGCATTCCATGTCAGAAACATCAATATGAACATGAGTCAGCAAAGTAACCTGTGGTCAATTTGACTTGAacagaaagaaacaaaacatACTTCAAAGTCCAAGTGAGTTGGATTCACATAGCTGTTTGCAGCTTGTGAGGTTCTCctacaaaaacaggaaattgaTATACCATAAGGGCCCCAGTGGCCCCTGAGAAATCACCACATTAATACGAGAAAATATATTGTCAGTGGACAATCCGCGAAATATTGAACGAGGTGTTCTAAAAACACATGCCAAATCCCACAATCCCTGTGTATAATGTAGTCTCCATTCACAGCACATTCATGCATATATTTATAATTAGATTTTTCTAAACGGATACAATATACATTTGACGTTATGTCAAATATGGAAGCTCACGAAACTTGACGCTTAAGTTATAGCACACATTGTGCTTTGTTCTACATAATCCATACACTAGCTCTTGGACACACATTCCCCCCGCATGCGAACATTCTCGGACATTTGATCTCATTCATTTTTCATAATTGACGAAGTTGTGACATTGCACAACGTTTTGTGCGATCTCATTTGATGCCATTCGTTATGTAAAAATGTCGAAAATCTTATTTTCGACTGTGATGTGCGATTTTTAAAATCTTTGTGCAGTAAGAACTGCGTGTTCCAAAAAGCAGGACACACCTCCCTTTGAAAAGGGGGCGTCCTGCCTGAACAACCACCGAACTAGGCCTAATGGTATATCGACATTCAATGCCACTATTCTTGCATTTTTACATAGTAAAACATAAATTGTGTCAAATGTTATTTAAACTATAATTTTATTATGCCTTTGTGTATGACACGGATGTAGTGCAGGGGCAAAACGTTATACAGTGCAATATTGAGGGACAAATCAGGGACAAACAACTCCAAAGATTACATTTGAGTAAATGGAACGAGTGTAAAACATTCGACATTTAAATGCATTTCGAGGCACTGATCTGGACCTATGCAGACAGACGTCGAGATGCATTATACGTCGAGATGCACAACAGGCTTATCTAACAAAAGTATTTATTGCCGTCAATATCATCAAAAACTCACCATTTCTGGATGAGGGTGTAATTGTCTTTCGTGCCAGAGGCCCGAGTCTCTGTATTGCCCGTCTGCAGAACATTTCTGTTTGGTTTCAGTGTGCGATGCGTGCCTTCTACAAGAGAGTCGAGGGATGAGTGGCGTCTGCGCACGCTGACTGAGGCGATGCAGCTGGGAGACTGGAAACTCTCAGGAtgggcaacccccccccccccccctccttttatAGTCTAAACGTCACTCCCTTGCAGGCGAAAGGGCAAAATAACACGTGGTTTTGGGGACTGACAAAATAGAGATAATTTTCCGGGTTGGAAACatctgcatatatatatatatattttttaagtgaAGTGTTAGCGGTTTGTGCAAGGTTCCAGAACATCTTATCGGATCATGAAGACACTTCTAAGGTTTTGCACAGGTAGCACACTCTGTCATGAGCCAACGGTTAGGCTATCCGTCACAGAAAAGTATACATTTTGATAATTCACATTAAATCATAGCCGTGTATTCAGAACGAATGGGCCGGTGTCCAGCTTCTTTTGTGCCAAATCCTAGTCaacaaactcccccccccccccccccccccccccgcgatGTTTAAGGGAATTAAGGGCCTTCTTCTCTCGGAGGCTTGGGATAGTGGAAGGTCGTGCACAGAGTCCATGTTAATGATATAAGACTTTGCTGTGGGCCCACATCTGCGTGCTCAGCTTTGACTTCCAGGGCTCACGCTGACTGTAGGTCCTATGATAATGCACGGAAGAGTATAGTCAGGCGAGAGTCGCTCGTGTCTTGACGCGAGGCCAACGTGTATTAAGTGGTATCCGCGCACGCAACCAGGCTTTTCTACAGGAGGATCAAATGAATGTATTCAGTTGAATACATTTACCTGtgtttaaaggcagggtaggcaatgttgttgagaagcactttttcaTATTTGCCAAAAGCTTGCATCTTGATAGCAACAaacatctaaaggtttgactgTAATATGAAATCATTGGGCGTCGcaatactgtaataaacatgACCAACCATTAAGGGGTCCCCTGCCTATTGATTGGACGggctatctgtctgtctaccttcaTACCTGCGCCCACTCAGCCCATAGAGTTAAGACTCTGCCCCTCCACTCAATGCTTGTTACTCTAGTTTTGTGGgaatggctttgaagggaggaggtgggacattttggtttgaatcatgTCAAAAATAAGACTTTaaaaaatacattgccatttgtTATGGTGCCGTTTTGAATGAATCAAAACTAAGAAAGTCCCTTTCTTCATAAACTACAACCCTCAAACAATAATGATGTGTcaacaataaacaaacattttgttttaacatgTTAGAGCACTAAAACGTATTTAAGATAGTAATCattcaaaataattatttttattattattagttttagtggtgctgagatgaaattttggtgtgcttgagcacccctaaaaaaaagtctaaaattgccactgcaTTAAGAAATGTTTTTTCAGCAGCAGAAAGGTGAAAGATAAAACAGTAATGAATATGAAGAAAATAAATCCTCCTCTCCAACACTGCTTCCAGACTGTCCCAACAACATAGCCGGTCTTCCTCACCAGCTTGTAGTCTGTTGGTTTCCCCAGCCTTCATGCTGCCTCCCCATCACGCCGCAGCAAAGAACAGTTGGCTGGCTACCAGACTGGTAGAACATCTGCAGTAACCTGCTACACGTGTCAAAGGACCTTATTTCTTGGAGCGCTAAATAAGCTTGGAGATTCAGAACCTCATAATGCTCACTTTGGCACCCTCTTGTGGATCTTAAACAAAATAATGACACCAAAGTTAAATGAGGACTAAGTGTTACTTCGACAGTAGATATATTAAACATTAAATGAAAAAAGCCGGATATCTAAGAGTTAATGGATACAACAATATTTAATTTGACAttgaacttttattttgaaaatgtatttaaaaaggTTACATCAGCGCTTGTGGCACATTCTGGAAAAAACACCCATCTAATGTACATGCAAATAACAGCATTCCAAAATTCCCCTACAATTTCCATTATAAAAAATCCCTGAATTTGTGAGGTCACAGCATAACCTGAGGAAAGTTTTTCAGACAATCTGAGAGGCAGAAGCAGATGTCCTACAGTTTCCATTTTGGCTTTTAAACTTCAAAAGACAAACTTTAAAAATTCTTCCTTGCAAAAAAGAATGAAGACCTAGAGGTTCAGATAAGGAAGTCTGCTGATGAAAAAAAGGAATTAGGAGAGCCTTCTTCTAGGCAGCGACATGGTGAATGTTGCACTAACATAACACAtactgtgcgcacacacactttttctctgtctgttgGTGCACGTGTGTTGCAAGGGTTGTTTTAGAGTGGTTTGTGCACACCATGTGACTTGATACTTTTTCTAGAGGCTCAAGCAAGCGATCACTCATtgtctttgacacacacacacacacacacacacatgacagtcTCTCCACCCACACTTATGCACAAGACCATAACATGACTGCATCACGTTGTTTTCTAGTGCATCCACAAAGAATCGATTTGTTCCAGTGCTAATTTTTTGGCAAAATTATTTAACATTGATTATTGCTTGCATACAATTTAAGACAGTCTTAAAACCAGTACATCAAACCTAGTTTGCTTAGAAAGAGAGTACTGTAGACGGGAATAAAGTTAATGTTACCAACTGTGCATAACCAAGCACGACCACGCACAATCCAAAAAGGATCCACCTTCAACCCTGCAGGTCCAAACTCACTCAACATTACTCCAATCTTTCAGACTAAAATAGCTGAATTTCATATACTCACTACCTGCTAATCATACCACCTGCCCATCACAGAGGCTGTCCCTAGGCAGGAAAACGCTGTTCAGTCTCAGCAGGTGCACGACCACATGTTCTTCTCCGATCTCTTTTTAGCCGGGATTTTGAAAGAGCTTGTGTGCCCTCCAACCGTGCTCTGCTCTGGCACCCTCCTCTGTCGGCTCAGCCTGGCCCCCACAGCTAGGAACACAGCCTCCACGCTCTCCTGGTTCTGGGTTCTAACCccacctcctcgtcctcctcgtccgccCATGCCCTTCTCCCCCTGGTCAGGGCTCTTAGCCGAGGTCTCGAACAGCGTCATGCCGTGGGCCTCTGCGAACTTGGCCGCACGCTCCCTGCTCACCTGCTGCTCGGCCCGGTCGCCACGCTGGTCACGGAGGTCGATCTTGTTGCCCACGAGGAACCTGAGAAAAAGAACACCGGGGAGACCGAAAACGTAGGAATTTTAACTGATTCCTCAATGATTCCTCAATGATTCCTCAATGATTCCTCAATGATTCCTCAATGATTCCTCAATGATTCCTCAATCTTTAGAAAACATACAGGGTCATTATTGACCCCtactcctccccagcctccctgccaaGCTCGCCAGCTGAACAAACTGAGTCACAAAAAGCATCCAACTCCTCAGCATGAACATGTGACTGGAATGTCGAGTCTGGGACCAACTTCAGCATCAAACCCTGACCTCTGTTTTACCTTCCTAACTATCTGGAATGGTGCCACCATGTCACTGGGACAGACAGAATTGTATCTGATTTGACTGGATGTACTAAATCCAGTGACGCCGATTACTTTATCGTTAATCTCTCTGACGCCGTGATCATGATAATCGTAACAATGACGACCCACCATGGGATTTCCTGTCCGAGGGAATTCTGGCGGCACTCCTCAATCCAGGCAGGTAGCCCATGGAAGGAGGTGGGGCTCGTGACATCATAGACGAAGAGCACAGCATGCACGTTGCGGTAGTAGTGATGCACCATGGATTTTCGGAAGCGCTCCTGGCCTGCCGTATCCCATAGCTGCAGCTGGGGTGGCACAACGAAGAAGAATGTTGTCAACAAAATGATTTGGGTTTTACCCACGTTCCCACAGCACTAACCAATAGGACACTTTCACAAATCAAGAAAGATATGTAGTCATTAAAATAAGTAGGAGACTGGTGAATGAGAGTATAGGACAACAGACCATGTTCTGCTTTCTCAATATGGAACCttcagcatgtgtttgtgttggtgtcaCAGCTCCctgcacgtgtgtatgtgttcatctTGAATGACTAATAAAGTATTCGTCTTTTTCTAAAACAAAGTTTCAAATTAATTCAGGGACACTTCCTCAATCATTTGGTTGGCACAACACAGAAAAGAAGAACATGGGCAAACCCTCCTCTTCCCATTTGTACATAACAAAGCATTTcactaaacaaacaaacacgttTAGTTGGCTTACTTACAGCTAGTTTTGGCTTGCTTTGGAGACTAAGTCATGGTTAGAAGAGAAATGGCTGCATATCAACTTCTTGAGCATGTGTCAGTAGCAATTAAATAGGATCGTTCTATTCCGATTGTAATTTACAAAGAGCCTTATTGATCTTATGAAGGTAGCTGGAGGAATTTAAACTTTAAACAGTGCCTCGACAGTGTCAAACTAATTGAACTGGGCACAGCCTTTGACATGGACGGGTCAACTTTGACTTGATTTGGAAGAAACTAGAATACGCCTAGTGTATTTACTTGTTCATTGTACCAGAATTCATTCATAAATTGCACTATAACTTTGGATATAACATTATGATCTAAACATCAATAGGGATAATTAGTGAAAATGATTCATAAACATACAACATGTTTTAGCTCAGACGTTAAAACGTAGGCTACAAATTGTACGTTTTAAAGTAAGCTACTTCATAGTTACATTTAGTTCAATGAGAGAACAATTTACAGCAGTTATAAATCTACTTCACAGCGAATGTgcttaaaacaaaacaaaaaccgtGTTTTGTTCACACTCAACTCGTAGGCCTTCGTAAAATATTGCCCCGAgtcaaattaaaatgtttatcaTTCGGTAACACCAAAAAAACGAAATTACCTTGATTTTCTTGCCTTCAATATCGATAACTCGCTCACGGAAATCAACTCCTATCGTTGCCTCCGTTCTATCCGGGAACTCTCCGGCGCACCAACGGTGGGTAAGGCAAGTCTTTCCAACATTAGAGTCACCTATCACGATGATTTTAAAGATCCGACATCGCGCTGGAATAGAACAGACACTGCTAACTGAGTTGGAAAACTCCAATGAGGAATCCATATTGGGACGAAACACCAAACGTGTCTCAGAAACAATCGATCAATTAATTTCTTGTAGGCTACTTGATGAAGGATAAAACTCCCGTAATCTTTACGGCAAATTGCTCAGCATCACTGCTACTGCATGTGCACATGTGCAGTCTCTTGAAAAGACAAAGGACTGCACTTCTAACTGGGTGTGAGTGCGCTTAGCACCCGGCAGTGCTCCTTATTTTGACAGCGTGGTAATAAATACTCGCGAGAACCAGAGGGAAATGTTCGGAAATTATTGCGTAGTAAGCCTACCGTGATTCTCATTCATTTTTGTAAtatacaaatgttttattacaAGCTCAATGTACACATGGTAAACAaaccaacaacaaaca
The Hypomesus transpacificus isolate Combined female chromosome 22, fHypTra1, whole genome shotgun sequence genome window above contains:
- the LOC124484173 gene encoding ras-related protein Rab-33B encodes the protein MDSSLEFSNSVSSVCSIPARCRIFKIIVIGDSNVGKTCLTHRWCAGEFPDRTEATIGVDFRERVIDIEGKKIKLQLWDTAGQERFRKSMVHHYYRNVHAVLFVYDVTSPTSFHGLPAWIEECRQNSLGQEIPWFLVGNKIDLRDQRGDRAEQQVSRERAAKFAEAHGMTLFETSAKSPDQGEKGMGGRGGRGGGVRTQNQESVEAVFLAVGARLSRQRRVPEQSTVGGHTSSFKIPAKKRSEKNMWSCTC